In the Pseudomonadota bacterium genome, one interval contains:
- a CDS encoding type II secretion system protein, producing MSARVTRHGFTLAEALVALFMIGVCMTVAARLFASGRDAMMHEETGLAQVRTARLCLETLRGDIEQADAASLKGAGSAADPLVMQRADASRAIRRLALPMPFTPSPDASPSTLPTPSLVTVKWWLDTSTHALVRDAGGAALSVGSEISGFTVNPQTPPSAPPHGPWVSIRLEIGEGPSALTFTDLIRPHLLGGEAP from the coding sequence ATGAGCGCTCGCGTGACACGCCATGGCTTCACGCTCGCGGAAGCGCTGGTGGCGCTCTTCATGATCGGGGTCTGCATGACCGTGGCAGCCCGGCTCTTCGCCAGCGGACGCGACGCGATGATGCATGAAGAGACGGGGCTCGCCCAGGTTCGTACCGCGCGACTGTGTCTCGAGACCCTTCGCGGCGACATCGAGCAGGCAGATGCTGCGTCGCTGAAGGGCGCAGGTTCCGCGGCCGATCCCCTCGTCATGCAGCGGGCCGACGCATCGCGCGCCATTCGCAGGCTTGCGCTGCCCATGCCGTTCACACCATCGCCGGACGCCTCCCCCTCGACACTTCCCACGCCGTCGCTCGTGACCGTCAAATGGTGGCTCGACACAAGCACCCATGCCCTGGTGCGCGACGCGGGCGGCGCAGCGCTCAGCGTGGGCAGCGAGATCTCGGGCTTCACGGTGAACCCGCAGACCCCCCCGTCCGCGCCACCGCATGGACCCTGGGTCTCGATCCGCCTCGAGATCGGCGAAGGGCCATCCGCCCTGACCTTCACCGATCTGATACGTCCTCACCTGCTGGGAGGGGAAGCCCCTTGA
- a CDS encoding prepilin-type N-terminal cleavage/methylation domain-containing protein, whose translation MTIGNRAAQRARKGFTLLESLIVIGLVGIAFAIGFTAVHTWRSRTGVRAAAQRLLADLSWARQHAMATGLPTGLMFAQTAASPGYQVVRARDDISDVPDIERDVLWDESDGLVSWSGSWDGLPFSATYPPSIGAADARLDAWVRTLGAEGRRCLIFRANGTTMGENIPHVDGERYLAVCSGLRYSADHLDAAGPSYTVRVSSLGGLSLIEGLPGKPVAAEPQPRPALGGLSAHLAPPRSVNHDPEIDAPIEITPLPNQSLLPSGADAQVRQDGSLSLVITASDADGDPLWCAFGSFDAGPLSDTPPSHPDGTVPTQRAGGGVWSVGGNGPEPMHYDSTRERWVATAEWYPPREAPLGSWFSLGVRVTDGRGGSSTRWLVIQITPPGGSRLCYCKVPDDWYYVVDNANVPQFGGVTLVASAVGTEETRLPDYGRSWIQYPLLFSHDGNWLLTQSVYIYVEGPSNRAPRLRLIDVDSGDVVTMPGLDEIARTFAAKEHVEVLDLSPDGSHVLYHRTGPLVEGAEGACTFSDTDGSGLYIASLDGDNREDRRLTTHALTSPVQARFGPAGHVAAIAGRHLMIWDPGATSPADACHPTPPPTAVPSASSTPSPPPVMGFRWRSKVNQPPSIAIAQDGEIYEAHEVDGHWLRDTTLVTREVSGGSTGLVAISGNDQFVAWTARVPVRRYVYTVESNDDSAGSHYALRAPVVSTAHWMLLSGQTTPTPLDDVAGLLWLPDFRQIAVWKSPGDDQMGPYELIDLTNGTHQTLVQNAASLVVQPPRTNRRYNSY comes from the coding sequence GTGACGATCGGAAACCGCGCTGCGCAACGTGCCCGCAAGGGGTTCACGCTCCTCGAATCGCTCATCGTCATCGGCCTCGTGGGGATTGCCTTTGCCATCGGATTCACGGCCGTGCACACCTGGCGTTCGCGCACGGGCGTGCGCGCCGCGGCCCAGCGCCTGCTCGCCGACCTCTCCTGGGCGCGGCAGCACGCCATGGCCACGGGGCTGCCCACCGGGCTGATGTTCGCACAGACGGCCGCAAGCCCTGGGTATCAGGTGGTTCGCGCGCGCGATGATATCAGCGATGTGCCCGACATCGAGCGCGACGTCTTGTGGGACGAGAGCGACGGTCTCGTTTCCTGGAGCGGGTCATGGGACGGTCTCCCCTTCAGCGCAACCTATCCCCCCTCAATAGGTGCCGCCGACGCGCGACTCGATGCCTGGGTGAGGACGCTGGGGGCTGAGGGCCGACGCTGCCTGATCTTTCGGGCCAACGGAACCACGATGGGGGAGAACATCCCACATGTCGACGGCGAGAGATATCTGGCCGTCTGCTCCGGCCTGCGGTATTCCGCCGACCACCTCGATGCTGCGGGGCCGTCGTACACGGTGCGCGTCTCGAGTCTCGGCGGTCTGTCGCTGATCGAAGGGCTGCCAGGAAAGCCGGTCGCTGCCGAGCCCCAGCCTCGTCCCGCCCTGGGTGGATTGAGCGCGCACCTCGCCCCTCCCAGATCAGTGAACCACGACCCCGAGATCGACGCCCCCATCGAGATAACGCCCCTGCCGAACCAGAGCCTCCTGCCATCGGGGGCTGACGCGCAGGTGCGCCAGGATGGCTCTCTGTCGCTCGTGATCACCGCCTCCGACGCTGACGGAGACCCTTTGTGGTGCGCATTCGGCTCCTTCGACGCAGGCCCGTTGTCTGACACCCCCCCATCCCACCCAGACGGTACCGTTCCGACGCAACGCGCCGGCGGGGGCGTCTGGTCGGTGGGCGGGAACGGTCCCGAACCGATGCACTACGATTCGACCCGCGAGCGATGGGTCGCCACCGCCGAGTGGTACCCGCCGAGAGAAGCGCCGCTGGGGTCGTGGTTCTCGCTCGGCGTGCGCGTCACCGACGGGCGCGGTGGTTCGTCGACACGATGGCTCGTCATCCAGATCACGCCCCCCGGCGGCAGCAGGCTGTGCTACTGCAAGGTGCCGGATGACTGGTACTACGTCGTTGACAACGCCAACGTGCCGCAGTTCGGTGGGGTCACCCTCGTGGCCAGCGCCGTGGGCACAGAGGAGACGCGGCTCCCGGACTACGGCCGATCGTGGATCCAGTATCCCCTTCTCTTCAGCCATGACGGTAACTGGCTGCTCACGCAGTCTGTGTACATCTACGTAGAGGGCCCATCGAATCGCGCCCCTCGTCTCAGACTCATCGACGTCGATTCGGGTGATGTGGTGACGATGCCCGGTCTCGACGAGATCGCCCGGACCTTTGCCGCAAAAGAGCACGTCGAGGTTCTCGACCTCTCGCCGGATGGCAGCCATGTGCTCTACCATCGCACGGGCCCGCTGGTCGAAGGTGCCGAAGGCGCCTGCACCTTCAGCGACACCGATGGGTCGGGGCTGTACATCGCATCGCTCGATGGAGACAACCGGGAGGATCGTCGCCTGACGACCCACGCGCTCACATCTCCCGTGCAGGCCCGCTTCGGACCCGCGGGCCACGTGGCCGCCATTGCGGGGCGTCACCTCATGATCTGGGACCCGGGCGCCACCTCTCCCGCTGACGCGTGTCACCCGACCCCTCCACCCACGGCGGTGCCGAGCGCCTCTTCAACCCCTTCGCCGCCTCCTGTGATGGGCTTTCGCTGGCGGTCAAAGGTGAATCAGCCTCCATCCATCGCAATCGCGCAGGACGGCGAGATCTACGAAGCCCACGAGGTAGACGGGCACTGGCTGCGCGACACCACCCTCGTGACCCGCGAGGTCTCGGGGGGCAGCACCGGGCTCGTCGCCATCTCGGGCAATGACCAGTTCGTCGCCTGGACCGCGCGCGTCCCCGTGAGACGATACGTCTACACCGTTGAGTCGAACGACGATTCCGCGGGCAGCCACTACGCGCTTCGGGCGCCTGTGGTGTCGACGGCCCACTGGATGCTCCTCAGCGGCCAGACCACCCCCACGCCCCTCGATGACGTGGCGGGCCTCCTCTGGCTTCCCGATTTTCGTCAGATCGCCGTGTGGAAGAGCCCGGGAGATGACCAGATGGGCCCTTACGAGCTCATCGACCTCACGAACGGCACGCATCAGACCCTCGTGCAGAACGCAGCATCGCTCGTCGTGCAGCCACCGCGCACGAACCGGCGATACAACAGCTACTGA